CAACACTCGATTTTCATCCGTCAAACTCACCATATCAGCAATCGTGCCAATGGCAACTAAATCAAGCATTTCACTTGGCACATATTCAAGCAACGCACAGGCCACTTTGAAAGCCACACCAACACCTGCCAAATATTTGAAAGGATAAGCCGCATCTGGATGTTCAGGGTGGATAATGGCATAAGCCTCAGGCAATTTTTCAGGCATCGCATGGTGATCGGTCACAATAACGTCAACACCTTGCGCCTGCGCCCAAGCAATGGGTTCAGCTCCCGCGACTCCGTTGTCCACGGTGATAATCAAATCAATCTTTTCATTACTGATAAAATACTGATAAACTTCCAGATTTGGGCCATAGCCGTCAGTAAAACGGTTGGGCAAATAAACTTGGCTTTCAGCGCCCAGTTCATCCAAAGCTGTCTTCATCACCGATGCCGCTGTCATCCCGTCAGCATCATAATCCCCGTAAATCAGGATATTTTCGCTCCGTTCAATCGCAAGTAAAATGCGTGCCGTGGCTTTTTCCATGTCATGTAATAAAAAAGGATCATGGAGATTTTCTAAATTTGGATTCAAAAAAGCCTCTAGCTGTGCAGCATCCAAAATCCCTCTTTGTTGCAGAATTTGGCTGGCTAATTTGTCCAATTTGTATTTTTTGGTTAATTTGAGGAAATCCTCTGACGGCTCAACTGTTTTGAGCTGCCAATCATATTTTGCTCTTATCATTTTTTATTCTCATCATTTTTTTCATGCTCAACTTCCTTATTTTAGCATAAATCAGTCAAAAGAAAAATCCCTTCATTCAGGATTTTTACTTAATTTATAAAATTTTACTGACGAATTTTTTATGACGCAAAAGGAGAAAAAACTCCAACAGCTTCCACATTTTTCTGAAAGAAAAAGAGTAAAATTTGGTGTGAAACAATTACGTCAGCATTTTCTCTGACCGTTTTTGTGTGAAACAATTACGTCAGCATTTTCTCTGGCAATTTTTGTGCAAATAATAGCGTCAGCAGCTGAAATTGTCTTTTATCTTGAATTTTTAAGATTAAAAAACGTTTTCTGACTCGTCTGAAGGTCGAATAAATTCAGTGTTTTTCTTCAGCTGATGGTGGTTGTCATTTATTTTATGGAACAACTCTCTAATTTTGTTGAACATCTTGCGCTCCTCCTTTGGTTGATAAAAAAATTATAGGTTATTTTTATCAAAAGAAACTGAAGCGAAAATGTGATAAAACTTAAGATTTTTTGCGAAACTTCCCGCACATCAGTCCATTTATTTGAAATTAAAAAATCGACTTGATAAAAAATCAATAGCTGAAGGAAAAATTCCACGCAATTTCGCTACCAGAGCAAGCGTCCACGGCAAATTAATCTCACGCTTGCGCTTGCCCAAATTGCTCACAATCTTATCCGCAACTTTTGAAGCAGAGATCGCATTTTTCCCAACTTTTTTCAGATAGTCTGGATTCGCCTTGTGAAATTTGGTGCGCACAGGACCAGTATTGACCGTTGTCACAATCAAGTTAGGTCTTTCCATACGCAAAGCATCTGAAAAGGCTAGTATTGCTGCCTTTGTCGCTGCATAGATTGTTGCTTTTGCTGTTGGCAATTTTCCTGCAATTGACGCAATATTAACCACTTGTTGCTCCGGCTGGAGTTGTCTCGTCAGCTGGATGGGCATGAGCGTATTGATTACAAATTGCTCCGTGATTTCGGCATCCGTCAACTCTTCGAGCGATTTAAAAAGTCCAAACCCCGCATTATTGATCAAAATATCGCAAGTCATCATTTGTTTGCCACTCAATAGTTCATCATTAGTCAGCAAAGTGACCCCTGCTAAGTCACCATATAGCTCCAGCAATCTTTCTCGACTGCGTGACACTAAAATTAAGTGCTCAGCTGATAACCTTTTAACTATTTCTTGAGCAATGTCACCCGTTGCTCCCGTTATCACAATTTTTTTAGTTAATTTTTTCTTCATGCAAATCTCTCGCCACAAAAGTATTCGGATGAATGGCTTGGGCTTCTTTTGCCAATTGCCCCACCAAAGCACCAACATAGCGCGCACTGATATGAGTCAGCAAAAGTCGCTTCACACCAGCTTCTTGGGCAACATCTGCCGCTTGTTTTGAGGTTGAGTGACCATGGGCGCGCGCCATTTTACTCTCACGAGCCTCATAGGTCGCCTCGTGTACCAGTAAATCAGCCTGCCAAGCCAAACGGACTGCCGCACTCGTTTTTCTAGTATCCCCTAAAATCGTGACAATTTTTCCTGCTTTATCTGCGCCAATATAATCTCTTGGATCAAAAATTTTGCCTTCAAACTCGACTGTTTCCCCTTTTTTGATTTTTCCAAAAAGAGGGCCAAATGGTAATCCAGCAGCTCTCAAGGCCTCTGCATCCAGCTCACCGACACGATTTTTTTCAACTACTCGATAGCCCAAACAAAAAATGGTATGATCCAATAAATCCGCATAAACCTCGAAGCTCTCGTCCTCAAAGATTTTTCCCGCCTGATTAAGTTCATGAAAATGAATCCGATAAGCCAAACGAGAACCTGAAAGCTTCAAACTCGTCATCACAAAATCTTTGATTCCAACTGGCCCATACAATTCGAGATCAGTTTGTTCATCACTACTTTGAAAACTTCTGCTTGACAAAAAACCTGGCAAGCCAAAAATATGATCCCCGTGCAAATGAGTGATAAAAATTTTCGTGATTTTGCGTGGTTTAATCGTTGTATTTAAAATCTGGTGCTGCGTTGCTTCTCCGCAGTCAAACAGCCAGTTTTCATTACGCTCATCCAGCATTTTCAGCACAATTGCCTGTGTATTTCTTGATTTTGACGGCTGACCAGCACCCGTCCCCAAAAATTGAATATCCATTGAACCTCCAGCTCTAAGTATTCTCAGTAGTTGAGGGCTTTTCGCCCAAATTTGAGAAATGTTTTATTGAATAAGAAAAAAATTGTGAGTTATCCCTCACAATCCTTCCCGATATAAATTAGTGACCCGTGCTGGGCTCGAACCAGCGACCCTTTGATTAAAAGTCAAATGCTCTACCAACTGAGCTAACGAGTCTTGTTAATATGGTATCCCTCACTTGGTAGCAAGGTTGCAAACTGCGTTTGCTTTATCCGCCACCTTGAAGCAGTGCTTCAAGCCAACTGAGCTAACGAGTCTTGTTAATATGGTGTTATTTTCACAACGTAATACATTATATCATAAACAATTTTAAAATTCTACTATTTAATAAAAGTAGCGCCATTTTAGAATTTTTTCTCAAAATATTTGGCACAAAAATAATAAAAACTGCTTAACAGAGCGGTTTATTTACATTATGAAATGCGTCCGGAGGGAATCGAACCCCCATCTCAAGAACCGGAATCTTACGTGATATCCATTACACTACGGACGCGCTACAATCACTTTATTTTACCTAATTTCAAAAAAAAATGCAAGAAGAAACTCATTAAAATAAGAAAAAGCTATCTAAAGATAGCTTTCGTTTATAAACTATTTACTTGCTTTAATCGCAGATAAAATCTGAGTGCGTAAATCTTCAGCTCCTTCAGCGCCTCCAGGCAAGAAAATTGTTGAATTTCCGCTCGCAGCAAACTGATTCAAGGTATCTAAATATTGGTTAGTCAACAAAATCGCCATGATTTGTTCTTCGTCAAGCGAAACGCCCAATTTTTTAATTTCGGTAATTTGTTGCGCCAAGCCGTCAACGATGGCTTTACGTTGCTCTGCAATCCCGACCCCATGCAGACGATCTTTTTCAGCTTCGGCTTCAGCAGCAGTAACAACTTGAATTTTATTGGCATTCGCAAGCATTTGTGAAGCATCTTGTTTACGTTGTGCCGCATTGATTTCATTCATTGATTGCTTGACTTCAGCGTCAGGTTCGACTTTGGTGATCAAAGTCTTGACAATGATGTAACCATAAGTTTGCATTTCTTCAGCAACTGTTTTTTGTACTTCTAAGGCAATTTCATCTTTTTTCTCAAAAACATCATCAAGTGTCAATTTTGGCACAGCAGAACGTAAAGCATCTTCAATGTATGCCTTGATTTGTTCACCCGGATTCATGAGTTTATAGTAAGCATCTTTGATTGATTCTTCGTTGACCCGATATTGTGTCGCAATGTTCATGGTCACAAAGACGTTGTCTGCCGTTTTTGTTTCCACAGTCATCTCCGTTTGCAACAAACGCAACTGGATTCGCGCAGCTAAGCGATCAATGCCCCACGGTAATTTCAAATGAAAACCAGGGCCCGCCGTCGTTTGATACTTCCCAAAGCGTTCCACAATTGCTACTGTTTGCTGTTTGACCACAAAGACAATCGTACTCAAACTGAAAATCAAAATGAGCAAAACAACTGCCAAAACAATCAAAGGAAAAATAATAATGTCCATAAGAAAATCTCCTCTTTTTCTTCCAAAACCGCTGACGGAAATTAGCGACAATAACTTTTACTAAAAGACAAATTTTTTCATTTCGTCAGTAAATTAGGAGTTTTCGTCAGTATTTTTTCTATCTGGATGAGAATCCGTCAGCAAATTCTCTAGCCGATATTTCTCCCAATTCAACCCTTTAGTAATCGTTTCCATCATTTTACCACTTTCAAACTTGTAAAGCAATAAATTTTCTATATTTTTCAGAAATGTTTAACAATATAAACAAAATGCTTCTGACCATCTCGACCATAAAGGAGAGGTTTTAGGAAACCGATTTTGCTTGCTTGCGTCAGTAAATCCTCGATGTTATAGCCAGACAAGCGCATGAAATCAGGATTCTCTGACAATTCCGTCAGTGGCGAAAGTTCTTCAACCCACTCAAAATCACTCGTGAAGTCAGCTGGTTTCATTGTCACTTGTCCGTCATTTTCTTCTAACAAATAATGTGGGAAAATCTGAGCCAATTCAAAAAGTAATTCAGCCGTGATTTTCACCGGAAATTCGCTAAAGATGACAGCCTCTCCAGCCGTATTCTTAAAGCAAAAACCAAAAGATTTCCCTGACAGATTTAACCGAACAAAACGGAAATTCTCTGTCCCCACTTTACCTTCCAAATGAAAATCTGGTCGTTCTTGAAAAAGCTCCAACGCTTCTGAGAGTTCTAAAAAATAATCCGTAGCATCCTTTGGCGACCGTTTTTGATAAAGTTCCGCAAAGTAAGCATTCAAGACAGATGCTGGCGGAGTAACCAAGAGGCGTTTGTCCTTTGTTTCGCTCAAATTTGCCAGTCGATTTTCCAGAAAAACACGGTCTTGCCCCATGTATCCGCCGTATTTCAGCGCCAATTCAACCCATTTTTCATCATTCATTTCTTATTTCCCTCTTACTTTTTTCTAAAATTTTTCTGGATAATGCCATCAGAGACTTGTAAAATCCTGTTTTCAATCTTTTTCATTATAACATTTTTAGACAAAGCCGTCAGCCCAAAAAATTTTTGACTTTTTCCAAAATTTCTTGAGGATAATTTGCATCAAAAACATCAAAAAAAGGAACATCCATCCGGTTTTTAAACCAGGTCAATTGCCTTTTGGCATACCGTCTTGAATTGCGCTTCACCAGCTCAACCGCCTCGTCCAAACTCATTTCGCCCGAAAAATAAGGGAAAAATTCTTTGTAGCCAATGCCTTTGGCTGCCTGAACAGTTGGATTTTGCTCAAATAACTCCTGTGCTTCACGCAACAAGCCTTCTGTCATCATCTGATCCACGCGCTGATTGATGCGCTGATAAAGCAGTTTTCGCTCAGCATTCAATCCAATCATGCAAAAATCGTAAGCCGAGCCTTTATTTTCCTCTGCCGAGCCAAATTTTTCACGCTCCAAAGCACGCATCGCTCTCCGGCGATTCAGTTCAGGAATTTCTAGTCCGCTCGCTTTGACTTGCTCAAAAAGCGCTTCATCGCTCAAAAGTGCCAATTGTTCACGCAAAATGAGCATTTCCTCATGATTTTCTTGCCCGCCCAGATGGTAACCTTCCACCAGCGATTGAATATACAGACCCGTCCCCCCAACAATAATCGGCAATTTCTCCCGCTTGTGCATCTCTTCAATCCAATAATTTGCCTCACTGACAAAATCATGAGCCGAAAAGTTTTCCGTTCGCTCACGAACGTCAATCAAACGATGAACAGCCAGTTTCTGCTCAGCTTGCGTCACTTTCGCTGTTCCAATATCCAGCCCTCGATAAACCTGCTGCGAATCACCAGAAATAATTTCCCCATTGAATTTTTGGGCCAATTCAATTCCTAAGGCGGTTTTTCCCACAGCTGTCGGCCCTACAATCACCAAAACTTTATTTTTCGTCATTTATTTTTCTCTACCTATTTTTTCAGGAACTCTAAACTCTATTATTTCAGATTTGGTCAGCAAATTCAAGCTTTTACCCAACGAAAAAATGCTGACGAAAATTTCCGTCAGCATTTTCTCTTACATTTTTACTTACCAAACTAGCTTGCAGCAAAAACTTTTCGATAAATCTTCTTTCCACGCCCAACCAAAAGTGCGCGATATTCTGCTCGTCCCACAATCATCGTCACCTTACTAAAAATATAACATGATAATAAAGTCACGGCAAAATTAGGCAACGCAAGGAAAGTAAGCAATGACAAACTCAAAACAACCACATCAATCATAAACAATACTTTGTCAATTTTAAAATCCCACTGCTCTTCCAAAATTCGTCCCAGCAAAATCGAACCCCCAAAAGTCCCTTCCGAAATAATGACCAATCCTGCACCAATCCCCGAAAGTAGACCATCAAATAGACCCGCAAAAATAATGTGTGGCAAATGAAAACCTGTCACGCCAAGCGCTTCATAGACCAGCATCCACCCACTCATCGCCAGCGCCCCTGGGACACTCAGCAGCAAGATTCGCTTGGGCAAAAAACGTCCCCCAAAGACAAAAAGTGGAATATTTACCAAAAAGAAAGTTAGCGCTGGGTTAATTCCAAAAACAAAGTCCAGCAATACCGAAAACCCTGCAATCCCGTTACTTGCCAATCGGTTGGGAATGACAAAAAGTTGAACAGACAGAACATAAAGCCCCACCCCAGCTAGCAGCAAAAGTAAATCTCTCATAAATTTTCGATCAATTTTTACACCTATAATCGTCATCAAATAATTACCTTCTTTCTTTCCTTTTTTTATTCTATTTATTACAGCTACTCCCAGTGTACCATTTTCCCCTATAGCCAACCTTAACCAGTTAACTTTCAACACTTTTTCATTTTATAACCATTTCTATAGCGTTTTCAACATTTTTGCATTATAATTAAATTATAATTTTTTCAAATAACCTTAAAGGAGAACCCCATGAAAAACAAATATGTCAAAGGCTGGCTTATTGGAAAAGCTGTCGAAATGACCGTCGCTGGTGTCGCTCTCGCAATCGCCAAGAAAAAAGGCTATATGCCCTCCGCAAGCAAAGAAGCATTCATTGCCCAAAAGCGTAAAGAAGCCGCCCGTAAGCGCATTGCTCGCTAACTTTTCGAGTCAAATTTAGAAAAAATTTACTGACCAATCCGTCAGTAAATTTTTTTACTTTTTCTCAGAATTTAATCACTTTATGCCACAAAGTCGGTAAATTGCTTCCGCATAAATTTCCATAGTTTGACGCAAATTCGCTACTGACCACTGCTCATTTGCCTGATGCATATAATCAGGCGTATCAGGGAACATTGCCCCAAAAGCAACACAGTTCTTCATTGTCCGGGCAAAAGTTGCGCCACCAGAAACCATTGGCTCCGTCATATCCCCCGTCAACTCACGATAAGTCCCCAAAAGATTTTGGACTAATTCAGATTCAACTGGAACATAAAGTGGTGCCAGCCAGTCAAATTCCTCATAAACTAAACCAAATTCAGCAGCTTTAGCTGTCAATTTGCCAACCAATTCCGCTTTATCCACCGTCACTGGAATCCGCATATCCACACCGATTCGTGTTTCCTCAGCAGAAATCGTTAACCCAGCAAAATTCATTGATAACTCGCCAGAAGCCTCATCCTCTGTTTTTCCAACAACGACTTCCCCCGTGGCATTTTCCTTGACCAATTTTCCAAGAAAATCAAGCGGAGTAAAATCAAAAACCTGACTCAAAGCCATCGCCAAACGACTCACAGCATTGATTCCTTCAGGAGCATCTTTAGCATGAACACTCTTACCATGCACTGATAGACCAGCTTTCGTTTCTTCATATTCAAAGCCAAGTTCATCCAAAACCACTTTAACTTCTGCCATTTTTTGAGAACTATAAGCCGCGCGATCAGGAACAACATTCAAAGCACCACCAGCCTGCACCGCAAATTCTGACGTCCCAGCACCCACTAAGTGTGCTTGCAAAAGTCCTTTTTCAGCATAAATCAATGGAAACTCCGCATCAGGCGCAAAGCCCATCGTGATGGCTTCTTCTTTTTCATTATATTTATCCAAGCAACGCCACAAAGTTTCTTCATCCGTTCCAAAAATAAAACGAATTCGACCATCAAATTCAACCCCAGCATCAACCAATGCCTTAACTGCATAGAGCGCCGCCATCGTTGGCCCTTTATCATCCTGAGTTCCGCGTCCAATCAACACTCCATCACGCTCAACCATTTCAAAAGGATCCGTTTCCCAGCCTGCCTGATCAGCAGCAGGAACCACGTCCATATGGCAAAGTAAACCAAATAATTTTTCCCCTTCGCCGAGTTCCGCATAACCATAAAATCCTTCATCGTCTTTAAAGGTTCTAAAACCAAGCTCCGCACACAAAGCCAATACTTCATCAAGAGCAGCCACGACTTTTCGGCCAAAAGGATGTCCCTTGCCTGTATCTGACTCGTCCAGCACAGAAGCATGATTAACCAAACGTCTAAGCGAGTTAATCGCTGCTTTTTGATGTTCATCTGTCACAAATTTTTTCATTTTTTCTCACTCTCTTCTAAAATCTCTTAATACTCAAAAATCTCTTTTCATTACAAGACAGCAGCAATACCAAGAATTAACATAATTACGACCAATTGAATCACGATCAATTTTGCCATAAATTTCCACCAAGTTCCGATGTTAAAACGAGCAATAGCGAGCGCCCCCATAACCACGGCCGAAGTTGGTGTAATCAAATTCAAAATCCCAGATGCAGATTGATAAGCTGTAATAACTAAATCTTTTGAAACATGAGCAAACTCACCCATTGGCCCCATGATTCCCATCGTAGCTGCCGCAAGACCAGAAGTTGACGGAATCAAGAAACTCATTGGAAGATAGAACAAGAAAGTCAAGATGATAAATAAGCTTGACGAAAGCCCACTCAGACCACGTTCTCCCCAATGCAAGATAGTGTCGGTAATCATCCCATTGTTCATTACCACTTGAATCCCACGGGCCACAGCCACAACAATCGCCACCCCAATCATGTCAGAAGCCCCAGCCAAGAATGAAGAAATAAATTCTGATTCTTTCATTCGATAAACCACAGCTACGACAAGTGCCATCACAATAAAGAGCATCGTAATTTCTGGGAAATACCAAGTGCCAAGCGGTGCCATATGTTTACCAAGCAACATTCCTACAAAAGGCAAACCAGTTAACCATTTAGTTGCATTATCAAAGAAAGTAAAGTTGTCATTGAGCATATCCCAAGGAACAAGCGAAACAATCATAATCGCAAAAGTGGCAAAGAAAATGCCATTAACCCATTTTTGCCGACTCGTAATATCTGCTTGTTGCTCAATCGCATCAATATCAAAATGTTCACGATCTTCTTTACGGGTATTATAAACTAATGATTTTGTAGGATCCTTTTCTATTTTTGAAGCATAGCGCATCACATAAAGAATAGAAATCGTCGTCAGGATAATCAGCATCAAAAAGCGCAAGCCAATTCCTTGCCCCATTGAAATCCCTACCGCATTTGAAGCAACACCCGTTGCAAAAGGATTGACCGTTGAAGCCAGACAACCAACCTGTGAGCCCACAAGAACAATTGCAACAGCCGTTACCGTATCAAATCCAACTGCAATCATTACAGGAATAATCAAAACATAGAAAGGCAATGTTTCTTCAGCCATCCCATAAGTTGAACCTCCCAAAGCAAAAAGTGACATCAAGACTGGAATAAGCCATTTTTCTCGCCCTTTAAAACGTTTGACAATCGAAGCAACACCGGCATCCAAAGCACCCGTTTTATTGACCACTCCCAAAAAGCCACCAACCATCAAGATAAAGAATGAAATCGGAATAGCCGCTGGCGTTGCTGGAATATTACCAGAAGCATCCACCCCAAGCATCCCATTCACTGGTGCCATAAAAACATCCCAAATCCCTTGTGGATTTGAAGCTACCTGTGTGAATGAACCAGCAATGATATTTCCAGCCTCATTCACTTTGTAATGTCCTGCAGGAATAATCCAAGTCAAAACCGCAATGAGTGCGATGATAATAAAAAGAATCGTATATGCCGATGGCATCTGAAACTTTTTCTGTTTTGTTTCCATAAGAAACCTCCTTTTAAAATAACAATAATAGCGTTATCATTATAATTTTACACTTTTCTCTAATCTAAATCAAATATATTCCGTTTACAAATAAAATTTAAATGAGATTTTTGTTATTTAAAATCAAAAAAGAGCAAGTTTTTTTAACTTACTCTTTTATCTTTATTATTTTTTATTAATTTGTCGCAGGTGCAACATTATCTTCTGCTTGTTCCACTGGCTCCACTCGTTCATGAATTTCTAAATTCCGAACATCAGACAAGACAAGAGGAACAGTTTCGACAGTAACTTCCGAGAATTGAAGACCGAACCAACGAATTGGTGAGGCTGTAATCTTCTTGATTTGAGCCTTTGTTTGCAT
The DNA window shown above is from Lactococcus sp. S-13 and carries:
- a CDS encoding M20 family metallopeptidase, with the protein product MKKFVTDEHQKAAINSLRRLVNHASVLDESDTGKGHPFGRKVVAALDEVLALCAELGFRTFKDDEGFYGYAELGEGEKLFGLLCHMDVVPAADQAGWETDPFEMVERDGVLIGRGTQDDKGPTMAALYAVKALVDAGVEFDGRIRFIFGTDEETLWRCLDKYNEKEEAITMGFAPDAEFPLIYAEKGLLQAHLVGAGTSEFAVQAGGALNVVPDRAAYSSQKMAEVKVVLDELGFEYEETKAGLSVHGKSVHAKDAPEGINAVSRLAMALSQVFDFTPLDFLGKLVKENATGEVVVGKTEDEASGELSMNFAGLTISAEETRIGVDMRIPVTVDKAELVGKLTAKAAEFGLVYEEFDWLAPLYVPVESELVQNLLGTYRELTGDMTEPMVSGGATFARTMKNCVAFGAMFPDTPDYMHQANEQWSVANLRQTMEIYAEAIYRLCGIK
- a CDS encoding SPFH domain-containing protein encodes the protein MDIIIFPLIVLAVVLLILIFSLSTIVFVVKQQTVAIVERFGKYQTTAGPGFHLKLPWGIDRLAARIQLRLLQTEMTVETKTADNVFVTMNIATQYRVNEESIKDAYYKLMNPGEQIKAYIEDALRSAVPKLTLDDVFEKKDEIALEVQKTVAEEMQTYGYIIVKTLITKVEPDAEVKQSMNEINAAQRKQDASQMLANANKIQVVTAAEAEAEKDRLHGVGIAEQRKAIVDGLAQQITEIKKLGVSLDEEQIMAILLTNQYLDTLNQFAASGNSTIFLPGGAEGAEDLRTQILSAIKASK
- the rnz gene encoding ribonuclease Z, which codes for MDIQFLGTGAGQPSKSRNTQAIVLKMLDERNENWLFDCGEATQHQILNTTIKPRKITKIFITHLHGDHIFGLPGFLSSRSFQSSDEQTDLELYGPVGIKDFVMTSLKLSGSRLAYRIHFHELNQAGKIFEDESFEVYADLLDHTIFCLGYRVVEKNRVGELDAEALRAAGLPFGPLFGKIKKGETVEFEGKIFDPRDYIGADKAGKIVTILGDTRKTSAAVRLAWQADLLVHEATYEARESKMARAHGHSTSKQAADVAQEAGVKRLLLTHISARYVGALVGQLAKEAQAIHPNTFVARDLHEEKIN
- a CDS encoding YitT family protein, coding for MTIIGVKIDRKFMRDLLLLLAGVGLYVLSVQLFVIPNRLASNGIAGFSVLLDFVFGINPALTFFLVNIPLFVFGGRFLPKRILLLSVPGALAMSGWMLVYEALGVTGFHLPHIIFAGLFDGLLSGIGAGLVIISEGTFGGSILLGRILEEQWDFKIDKVLFMIDVVVLSLSLLTFLALPNFAVTLLSCYIFSKVTMIVGRAEYRALLVGRGKKIYRKVFAAS
- the miaA gene encoding tRNA (adenosine(37)-N6)-dimethylallyltransferase MiaA; its protein translation is MTKNKVLVIVGPTAVGKTALGIELAQKFNGEIISGDSQQVYRGLDIGTAKVTQAEQKLAVHRLIDVRERTENFSAHDFVSEANYWIEEMHKREKLPIIVGGTGLYIQSLVEGYHLGGQENHEEMLILREQLALLSDEALFEQVKASGLEIPELNRRRAMRALEREKFGSAEENKGSAYDFCMIGLNAERKLLYQRINQRVDQMMTEGLLREAQELFEQNPTVQAAKGIGYKEFFPYFSGEMSLDEAVELVKRNSRRYAKRQLTWFKNRMDVPFFDVFDANYPQEILEKVKNFLG
- a CDS encoding DUF3042 family protein, whose translation is MKNKYVKGWLIGKAVEMTVAGVALAIAKKKGYMPSASKEAFIAQKRKEAARKRIAR
- a CDS encoding SDR family NAD(P)-dependent oxidoreductase; its protein translation is MKKKLTKKIVITGATGDIAQEIVKRLSAEHLILVSRSRERLLELYGDLAGVTLLTNDELLSGKQMMTCDILINNAGFGLFKSLEELTDAEITEQFVINTLMPIQLTRQLQPEQQVVNIASIAGKLPTAKATIYAATKAAILAFSDALRMERPNLIVTTVNTGPVRTKFHKANPDYLKKVGKNAISASKVADKIVSNLGKRKREINLPWTLALVAKLRGIFPSAIDFLSSRFFNFK
- a CDS encoding YfcC family protein produces the protein METKQKKFQMPSAYTILFIIIALIAVLTWIIPAGHYKVNEAGNIIAGSFTQVASNPQGIWDVFMAPVNGMLGVDASGNIPATPAAIPISFFILMVGGFLGVVNKTGALDAGVASIVKRFKGREKWLIPVLMSLFALGGSTYGMAEETLPFYVLIIPVMIAVGFDTVTAVAIVLVGSQVGCLASTVNPFATGVASNAVGISMGQGIGLRFLMLIILTTISILYVMRYASKIEKDPTKSLVYNTRKEDREHFDIDAIEQQADITSRQKWVNGIFFATFAIMIVSLVPWDMLNDNFTFFDNATKWLTGLPFVGMLLGKHMAPLGTWYFPEITMLFIVMALVVAVVYRMKESEFISSFLAGASDMIGVAIVVAVARGIQVVMNNGMITDTILHWGERGLSGLSSSLFIILTFLFYLPMSFLIPSTSGLAAATMGIMGPMGEFAHVSKDLVITAYQSASGILNLITPTSAVVMGALAIARFNIGTWWKFMAKLIVIQLVVIMLILGIAAVL